CTCCCCTTCAACGACAGTTCCGAGCGTCTTGCGGCCGTCCTCGAGACGATGCGCAGGATGTCGGGCAACGAGGAACTCGGAGTGAACGAGGCGGTGGCTGCCTCAGAGAAGGAAACCAGCGACAGGAACAGGTCCCTGGGGTACTTCCTGCGGAGCGTGGGGGCCATGGAAGGGGACGTGGAGAACATTCTCGATTCTTACTTTCAGCAGTGCGCCATCGAGTGCGTCGTGGAGGACCTGGCCGTCATGGGCGCCACCCTCGCCGGTGGGGGTGTGAACCCGCTGACGGGCGAACGGGTCTTCGCCGGGAGGAATGCCCTGATCCTGAGAGCCCTGATGATGACCTGCGGCCTCTACGACGGGTCCGGCGACTTCGCTGTGCGGGTGGGGTTTCCCTCCAAGAGCGGGGTAGGAGGCGGGATCATGGGGTCCGTAGCCGGCAGGGCCGGGGTGGCCGTCGCGGGCCCGGCCCTCGACAAGAGGGGCAACTCCATAGGGGGGATAAGGGTTCTCGAGGAGCTTTCAAAGTCCCTTTCCCTGAGAGTTCTCTGAGCCGAAGGGCCTGTTTCGGGATTTAAACAAAGGGGGTATTATAGGGCTCCTGGATTTGTGATACGCTATATGTTGAGGGTCCAGCCAGAATTAACCACACATCAAGTACCCCCCAGGGGCGAAGGAGAAAGGAAGATCATGACCATGGACGGATCCGGAAACCCGGAAAAGAGGGACCAATCCTTATCGGACAATGCCATGAGGGTTCTCGAGGAGAGGTATTTCCTCAGGGATGAGGACGGCAAGGTCATCGAGACGCCCGACGAGCTGTTCTGGAGGGTGGCCCGCTCCGTCGCCGCCGCCGAGGAGGACCCCACCGACGAGACCATCGTGAAGATGTTCCACGATATCATGGCCCGCCTGGACTTTCTCCCCAACAGCCCCACTCTCATGAACGCCGGGCGCCAGGGAGGGCAGCTTGCGGCCTGCTTCGTGCTGCCCGTCGAGGACAGCATGGAGGGCATCTTCGATTCCCTGAAGCACATGGCCCTTATACACAAATCCGGCGGGGGCACGGGGTACAACTTCAGCGAACTCAGGCCCAGGGGGGACAAGGTCTCCAGCACAAACGGAGTGGCCTCGGGACCCGTCTCCTTCATGGGGATGTTCGACCACGCCACGGAGGTGGTCATGCAGGGGGGGATGAGGAGGGGCGCCAACATGGGCATCCTGAACGCCGATCACCCCGACGTCTTCGACTTCATCAAGGCCAAGACCGAAGAGGGCAAACTCGTCAACTTCAATATCTCCGTGGGCGTTACCGACGACTTCATGAGGGCCGTGGAAAATGACGGTTACTGGGACCTGAAGAACCCCAGGACCAGGGAAGTGGTCCGCACCGTCAAAGCCAGGGAACTCATGGCGCTGATATGCGAGATGGCCTGGAAAACCGGAGACCCCGGCATGGTCTTCCTGGACAAACTCAACAGGGACAACCCCCTGGCTCACCTGGGCCCCATCACGTCGACCAACCCCTGCGTCACCGGCGACACCATCGTTCACACCGTCGAGGGGCCGAAACGGGCCAGGGACCTGTGCGGCAGGAAGATAGGCCTCGTGGTGAACGGAAAGGTGGTGCCCTCTTCCGGTGAGGGGTTTTTCAAAACGGGTGAGAAATCGGTTCTCCTCCTGGAGACCAGGGAGGGCTTTCGTTTGAGGCTCACCGCCGATCACCCGGTCCTCAAAGTGGGGCGGGAAACAGGCCATGGAGAAGATCTCGAGTGGATCGCCGCCGGGAGCCTCAGGCCCGGCGACAGGATAAAGATCAACGATCACAGGTCGGGGCCGGAATGGCCCGGCCCGGGCACCGCCGAAGAGGGCTACCTGGCCGGGTTGAGGGCCGTCGAGGATGACGGATCGTCGATGCCCGGAGGGGACAATAGTTTCAGCCAGGAGATGGAAACAGGGACATCATCGGCTTTTGCCGAGGGTTTCCTGCGGGGACTCTTCGAAGCGAAGGGCTCCGTCGGGGATGAACGGGAAAAGGGAGCGAGCCTTCACCTGGAGCGGTGTTCGCTGCCGACCCTGGAAACCGCCCAGAGAATGCTCCTCCGCCTTGGCATTGTCGGCACTATCCGCGGGGTCGGGGACGAGGGGCTTCCGTCCCTGCCGCCCGGGTGGCCCGAACTGGTCGTCTCGGGGGCAAGCGCCCGTCTCTTCGCCGAAAGGGTTGGCTTCAAAGACCAGGGAAGGCAGGACGAACTTTTGAAGACCCTCGGTTCCGACGAGGGAGGGCCCGAGGGCGATCCCTTCACGGCCACCATCGGGTCGATCGCCCCCGACGGCGTCGAGGAAGTGTTCGATGCCATGGTGCCGGGCGAGAACGCCTTCGACGCCAACGGCCTAGTCGTCCACAACTGCGGCGAGCAGCCGCTGCTTCCCTACGAGGCTTGCAACCTGGGGAGCATAAACCTGGGCGGCATGGTGGAAGACGGCAAGGTCGACTGGGAGAAGATCCGGCTGACCACCAGGCTCGCCGTGCGCTTCCTCGATGACGTCATCGACGTGAACCGCTACCCTCTCCCCCGGATCGAGGAGATGGTCAAGTCGACCCGCAAGATCGGCCTGGGGGTGATGGGATGGGCCGATATGCTCTTCCAGCTCAGGATACCCTACGACTCGGAGGAGGCCCTCGAATTGGGCAGGAGCATCATGGAGGCCATAAACTCGGCGGGCCGCCAGGAGAGCGCCGCCCTGGCCCTTTCCAGGGGAGCGTGCCCGGCCCTTCCCGATTCGGGGCTGCGGAACTCCACCATTACCACCATCGCGCCCACGGGTTCCCTCTCCATGATCGCCGACTGCTCCTCGGGCATTGAGCCCGTCTTCGCCCTGGAGTTCACCAAGGAGGTCCTGGAGGGAAAGCGGTTCTCCTACCGCAACCGCTACTACGTGGAGGCCCTGGAAAGGGGCGAATCACCGGGTACTATCGCCAGGGTCTTCAAGACCTCCCACCAGATAGCCCCCGAGTGGCACGTGAAGA
This window of the Thermovirga sp. genome carries:
- the glsA gene encoding glutaminase A, whose protein sequence is MEIVLNEAVDLGRSVLKGGSVATYIPELAKADPSALAVAYCGLDGRVCSAGDTGTKITVQSISKVASLGLALEICGEEALFSRVGAEPSADPFNSIMRLEMRAPHRPQNPLINSGAILVLSLLPFNDSSERLAAVLETMRRMSGNEELGVNEAVAASEKETSDRNRSLGYFLRSVGAMEGDVENILDSYFQQCAIECVVEDLAVMGATLAGGGVNPLTGERVFAGRNALILRALMMTCGLYDGSGDFAVRVGFPSKSGVGGGIMGSVAGRAGVAVAGPALDKRGNSIGGIRVLEELSKSLSLRVL
- a CDS encoding ribonucleoside reductase class II, whose translation is MTMDGSGNPEKRDQSLSDNAMRVLEERYFLRDEDGKVIETPDELFWRVARSVAAAEEDPTDETIVKMFHDIMARLDFLPNSPTLMNAGRQGGQLAACFVLPVEDSMEGIFDSLKHMALIHKSGGGTGYNFSELRPRGDKVSSTNGVASGPVSFMGMFDHATEVVMQGGMRRGANMGILNADHPDVFDFIKAKTEEGKLVNFNISVGVTDDFMRAVENDGYWDLKNPRTREVVRTVKARELMALICEMAWKTGDPGMVFLDKLNRDNPLAHLGPITSTNPCVTGDTIVHTVEGPKRARDLCGRKIGLVVNGKVVPSSGEGFFKTGEKSVLLLETREGFRLRLTADHPVLKVGRETGHGEDLEWIAAGSLRPGDRIKINDHRSGPEWPGPGTAEEGYLAGLRAVEDDGSSMPGGDNSFSQEMETGTSSAFAEGFLRGLFEAKGSVGDEREKGASLHLERCSLPTLETAQRMLLRLGIVGTIRGVGDEGLPSLPPGWPELVVSGASARLFAERVGFKDQGRQDELLKTLGSDEGGPEGDPFTATIGSIAPDGVEEVFDAMVPGENAFDANGLVVHNCGEQPLLPYEACNLGSINLGGMVEDGKVDWEKIRLTTRLAVRFLDDVIDVNRYPLPRIEEMVKSTRKIGLGVMGWADMLFQLRIPYDSEEALELGRSIMEAINSAGRQESAALALSRGACPALPDSGLRNSTITTIAPTGSLSMIADCSSGIEPVFALEFTKEVLEGKRFSYRNRYYVEALERGESPGTIARVFKTSHQIAPEWHVKMQSAFQEYVDNAVSKTINMPNSATVEDVEKAYILAWKTHCKGITVFRDGCRSGQVLYVDKPAVQQALPIPQVLEVDSPMERPFILGGKTAKIPTSYGNLYLTVNEVNGRPVEVFTTMGKSGHETMAFTEAIGRLISLSLRSGVRLHSIIKQMKGIGG